One segment of Rosa chinensis cultivar Old Blush chromosome 6, RchiOBHm-V2, whole genome shotgun sequence DNA contains the following:
- the LOC112174824 gene encoding pentatricopeptide repeat-containing protein At4g33990: MFSLVPTCKGRHACKSFPSLRVCYQFFSSATNSLPSVSDGFGTEKKRTHFGLLFQSCTKLHHSKCLHAFLVVSGKAQDIIFSSRLVNRYAYLGDVSFSRRTFDSMPRKDVYTWNSMVSAYVRSGRFREAVDCFSDFLLTPGLRPDFYTFPPVLKACGNLNVGKKIHCWLIKLGLEWDVFVAASLIHMYSRFGFISVAHKLFDEMPFRDMGCWNAMISGFCQNGNAADALDVLIEMRSEGVKMDPVTVASLLTACAQSDDSLSGMLIHLYVIKHGLEFDLFVCNALINMYAKFGCLGHAHRVFYEMQVRDLVSWNSIITANEQNDEPMTALGFFNRMQLSRVKPDWLTLVSLASIIAQLNDAEMSRSVHGFILRRDWFKEDVVIGNAVVDMYAKLGAIDSARTVFEGLPVKDVVSWNTLITGYTQNGLASEANEVYCMMQECKGIIPNQGSWVSILPAYTHLGALQQGMRIHGRVIKNCLYLDVFVGTCLIDMYGKCGRLDDAFSLFYQVPRMSSVTWNAMISCLGVHGHGGKAVKLFKDMIDEGVKPDHVTFVSLMAACSHSGLVNEGELYFHMMQKEYGIKPGLKHYGCMVDLLGRAGHLDKAYSFIKTMPVQPDASVWGALLGACRIHGNAELGKIASERLFEVDSENVGYYVLLSNIYATTGKWEGVDKVRSMARNRRLRKTPGWSSIQINNKVDVFYTGNQTHPLCEQIYQKLRELTEKMKSLGYVPDFSFVLQDVEDDEKEHILMSHSERLAIAFGIISTPPKTPIRIFKNLRVCGDCHNVTKLISVITEREIIVRDSNRFHHFKDGTCSCGDYW, from the exons ATGTTCAG TTTGGTGCCCACCTGCAAAGGTAGGCATGCTTGCAAAAGTTTCCCCTCACTGCGAGTCTGTTACCAATTCTTCTCATCAGCTACTAATTCATTGCCTTCTGTATCGGATGGCTTTGGAACTGAGAAAAAAAGAACTCATTTCGGTCTTCTATTTCAATCCTGCACAAAACTTCACCATTCGAAGTGTCTCCATGCTTTTCTTGTGGTGTCAGGAAAAGCTCAAGATATTATTTTTTCCTCCAGGCTAGTCAATCGGTATGCCTACCTTGGTGATGTTTCATTCTCACGCCGCACTTTTGATTCAATGCCTAGAAAGGATGTCTATACCTGGAATTCAATGGTGTCTGCATATGTTCGCAGCGGACGTTTCCGAGAAGCTGTAGACTGTTTCTCTGATTTTTTGTTGACCCCTGGTCTGCGACCTGATTTCTACACTTTTCCTCCTGTCTTGAAAGCGTGTGGGAATCTAAATGTTGGGAAGAAGATACACTGTTGGCTTATAAAGCTGGGTTTGGAATGGGATGTCTTTGTGGCTGCTTCCTTGATCCATATGTATTCACGGTTTGGATTTATTAGCGTTGCTcataaattgtttgatgagatgCCATTCCGGGATATGGGTTGTTGGAATGcaatgatttctgggttttgtcagAATGGGAATGCAGCAGATGCATTAGATGTCTTGATTGAAATGAGATCGGAGGGTGTAAAGATGGATCCTGTAACTGTTGCAAGTCTACTGACTGCTTGTGCACAATCAGATGATTCCTTAAGTGGGATGCTGATTCATTTGTATGTCATAAAGCATGGACTAGAGTTTGATCTGTTCGTATGCAATGCCTTGATTAACATGTATGCTAAATTTGGTTGCTTGGGACATGCACACAGGGTTTTTTATGAAATGCAGGTAAGAGATTTGGTGTCATGGAACTCAATAATTACTGCAAATGAGCAGAATGATGAGCCGATGACTGCACTTGGATTCTTCAACAGGATGCAACTATCCAGAGTTAAGCCTGATTGGTTAACACTAGTGAGTTTGGCTTCCATTATAGCTCAATTAAATGATGCTGAAATGAGTAGGTCTGTTCATGGATTCATTTTGAGGAGAGATTGGTTCAAGGAAGATGTTGTTATTGGAAATGCAGTTGTGGACATGTATGCAAAGTTGGGTGCTATAGATTCCGCACGTACTGTTTTTGAAGGACTTCCTGTCAAGGATGTGGTTTCATGGAATACTTTGATCACAGGTTACACTCAAAATGGTCTTGCAAGTGAGGCGAATGAAGTGTACTGTATGATGCAGGAGTGCAAAGGAATAATTCCAAACCAAGGAAGTTGGGTTAGCATTCTACCAGCATATACCCATTTAGGGGCCTTGCAACAAGGGATGAGAATTCATGGGCGGGTGATCAAGAACTGTCTCTACTTGGATGTATTTGTGGGTACCTGCTTGATTGACATGTATGGAAAATGTGGGAGACTAGATGATGCATTTTCATTATTCTACCAAGTGCCCAGAATGAGTTCAGTCACTTGGAATGCCATGATTTCCTGTCTTGGAGTTCATGGGCATGGTGGGAAAGCTGTGAAGCTATTCAAAGATATGATAGATGAGGGGGTCAAGCCAGATCATGTAACCTTTGTATCTCTAATGGCAGCTTGTAGTCATTCAGGTTTGGTCAATGAGGGTGAATTGTACTTTCATATGATGCAGAAAGAGTATGGAATCAAGCCTGGTTTAAAGCACTACGGCTGCATGGTAGATTTACTTGGCAGAGCTGGGCATTTAGACAAGGCATATAGTTTTATTAAGACTATGCCTGTACAGCCTGATGCTTCTGTTTGGGGGGCACTACTTGGTGCTTGTAGAATACATGGGAATGCTGAATTGGGGAAAATTGCTTCAGAACGCTTGTTTGAAGTTGATTCGGAGAATGTGGGCTACTATGTTTTGTTGTCAAATATATACGCAACAACTGGGAAATGGGAAGGTGTGGATAAAGTGAGATCTATGGCTAGAAACCGCAGACTGAGGAAGACTCCCGGGTGGAGCTCAATACAAATTAACAATAAAGTTGATGTCTTTTATACTGGAAACCAAACGCATCCATTATGCGAACAGATATACCAGAAGTTGAGGGAACTAACTGAGAAAATGAAGAGCCTTGGTTATGTTCCGGACTTCAGCTTTGTGTTGCAGGACGTCGAGGATGACGAGAAAGAGCATATCCTCATGAGTCATAGTGAGAgattggcgattgcttttggAATCATTAGCACGCCTCCTAAAACTCCCATTCGGATCTTCAAGAACCTGAGGGTTTGCGGTGATTGCCACAATGTGACAAAACTCATATCAGTAATTACGGAGAGGGAGATCATTGTGAGGGATTCAAACCGTTTCCACCATTTCAAGGATGGAACTTGCTCTTGTGGGGATTATTGGTGA
- the LOC112174825 gene encoding uncharacterized protein LOC112174825: protein MADPHAPPPRPLYKQNSWSPDILLEETWQRQKSNWGTRSLNRSKSISDDDLEELKACIELGFGFDSPEIDPKLCRTLPALESYHALNKQRFGKSVSTGGDDAEVVKMRLKQWAQLVACAVRESSSSGR from the exons ATGGCAGACCCTCACGCACCACCGCCTCGACCTCTCTACAAGCAGAACTCCTGGTCGCCGGACATACTCCTTGAGGAGACATGGCAGCGTCAGAAGAGCAATTGGGGTACGCGGAGTCTCAACCGCAGCAAAAGCATTTCAGACGATGACTTGGAGGAACTGAAAGCCTGCATTGAGCTGGGGTTCGGGTTTGATTCGCCAGAAATCGACCCCAAACTCTGCCGCACCTTACCTGCATTGGAGTCTTACCATGCTTTAAACAAGCAGCGGTTTGGTAAAAGCGTATCAACAG GAGGGGATGATGCGGAGGTGGTGAAGATGAGGTTAAAGCAGTGGGCGCAATTGGTTGCCTGTGCAGTTCGGGAATCATCTTCTTCCGGGAGATAA